A window of the Arachis duranensis cultivar V14167 chromosome 5, aradu.V14167.gnm2.J7QH, whole genome shotgun sequence genome harbors these coding sequences:
- the LOC107490246 gene encoding putative receptor-like protein kinase At3g46340, with protein sequence MKDIKSAYQISRLSWQGDPCLPDQFAWEGLTCNYQTNPRITSLNLSSSKLRGKINSSFSCLTELEYLDLSNNELEGSLPEFLGDLSKLKVL encoded by the exons ATGAAGGACATCAAAAGTGCGTACCAGATATCTAGGTTAAGTTGGCAAGGAGATCCATGTCTTCCAGATCAATTTGCATGGGAGGGTCTCACTTGCAACTATCAAACCAATCCAAGGATCACGTCATT GAATCTGAGCTCAAGCAAACTGAGAGGGAAGATAAATTCATCATTCTCATGTCTCACGGAACTAGAATACTT ggatttatctaaTAACGAGTTGGAAGGATCTCTGCCTGAATTTTTGGGAGATCTGTCAAAGTTAAAAGTTCTGTAA